The window AGTCCTGTATTCCACTTTGCTACTTCCGGTGTTTCTTCTGTATTAAAATTGGTAATTCTAAAGAGCTCTCCCCCACTTTCGAGGATGTATAAAGCAGAATCAGTACCTGCCACGCCTTCATAATCGCCATCTTCTCCCCAGTGAATTTCCCGTACCAGCTTACCTTCGGCCACATTGAACATATAAAGAATGCCGTTTTCATCCTGAATACAGGCTACCAGTGAATTACCGATATGTTCCATCCCCGATAGTTCCTTTAGAGTAGCAGGAAGGATATATGTAGTATCTGCATTCATGATATCGTAAGGAAATTCAAGCGCAGCAGAATCAATACTTACTGCTTTTATAGTCGGACCGTTGTTTTCGATTTTATCCTCAGGGGCAGGTTTTTGGTTGCAACCAAAACACAGGAGAATAAGTAAAAGAAGAGATAAGATTTTCATTGCTTGAAAAATTATGGCGATAGAACAGGGGAAAGACTCTTTCTGACCATAAAACGGACTATCTATAAAACATAGCTCCCTGCCTGATTGTTTGTATAAAGTACCTTTTGAAAAACCTCTTTGCACGTTCATATAATGGATCAACAGACGGAACAGCAGACTAACATAATAGTGGATAAAGCCAAATCGTTTATTGCAGATTTATTCACCGCTGAGCTCTCCAACAAATATGTATATCATAATTTAAATCATACCAGGCAAACTGCAGAAGCCTGTGCCGAGGCCGCAAATGCTTACAGCCTTGAGCCTGAGCAAAGAGAGTCGCTGCAACTGGCCGCCTGGTTTCATGATGCCGGATATGTACGTGCCTATGAAGGCCATGAGGACCACAGCATTGATTATGCTCAGGATTATTTACGCAAAGAAGGCTATCCCGAGCAAAAAATTGCAGAAGTGGTAAGGCTGATCAATTCAACCCGGCCTGGTCATGAACCCCAGGATCTGCTGGAAGAAATTATCCACGATGCCGATCGCATCAGCATTGGTAAAAAGAGCTTTTTCCGAAAGGCAGAGCTGCTCCGGATTGAGTGGGAAGTATTTCTGGAAAAGCATTATAAAAAAGAAGACTGGCATAAGCTGCAGCAGCAGTACATCTTATCTACTAACTTCTACACCGATTATTTTCGAAAAGAGTATGGTGAACGCCGGGAGAAGAACATTAATAAGCAGCGGGGTGAGGTAAAAAAAGTTAAGAAGAAAAAGGAAAAGGATGATGATCCGAAACGTGGCATAGAAACTATGTACCGTGCTACCTATCGTACCCATATAGAACTTAGCGCAATTGCCGATAGCAAAGCCAATATGATGATCAGCATCAACACCATCATCATGTCAGTAATTATAACTGTGGTGGGTGGTGGTTTTACCCTTACTGAAAATGCCTTCATTGAAAATCTGCGGTACACGGTACCTATCTGTATTTTACTGTTAGGGTCGCTGGCCTCTGTTATTTATGCTGTAATATCTGCCCGGCCAAATGTTACCGAGAAAAAGGTAGATATGGAGAAAATAAAAAATAAGCAGAGCAGCTCACTTTTCTTCGGCAATTTTACCCAAATGAAGCTCAAGGAATTTATCCAGAACATGCGTGTGCTGGGCAGTTCAAAATCTATGCTTTACGACAGCATGAGCATCGATATTTATTTTCTGGGCCTGGTACTTACGCAAAAGTATAAACTGCTGCGCATCTCCTATAATATTTTTATGGCCGCTCTGAGTTTGTCTGTTGCCGCTTTCGTCATCATCTTCTTCTATTCACAGATGAAAATGAGATAGAAAACAGATATACCTGACTGTGTGGATGCACCCTATTAAACCGACCTGCTAAACAGCGGCTTAAGGCTTGCGTAGCGGTAATTAACAATGCCGATGTGCTCGTACTCATCCTGGCCGTGCATTAGTTCGCCAAAGGCAAACACCTTATCAAGTTCTGCCTCATCAAAACGACTGGTATATTGCTCAGTCATGAGCATGTACTCATCTGCAGATACGCTGTTTTTTAGCAGCCGGTGTGCTATGATCACGTCTTCACCAATCAGGCGCACATTACCTCTTATTTTAGTGATGGCAATTTTACCAAAATGGGTTACAATTTTTATACCCAGACGCTCCGGCAGCGACATGGACTCTTCGGGCAAAATACTGCTCAGTTCTTCCAGCTTCTGGGTAAAGGCAGAAAATATTCTTTTGGATTGTGATACCATTTCATAGGGGGAGGGCGGCTCCCCTATCCGGTAAAACAAAATAGCATCTCCCTGTACCTCCACCAGTTTCAGCCCTAATTCATTTTGCTCAATAATGGTCTCCAGCAAAGCCGGAATAACCTTTTTAGCAACACGTATATCCGTTTTGCTGATGTAGGAGGTAAAACCATTTATATCTGGTATGTAGATTAGAGCGGGTGCGCTATCAAGGCTATTTGCCATAAAATAATGCTTAATGCAAGGCAGACTCAAAGGCTGTAAAACGTCTGCTAAATTCGGTTATTGTAAACGACATTACAAGGGGAAGGTTATACACTAAGCCTGCTCAGAGGCAATGGGTTTCATAATTTTTTGTAAAATCGCCACTTTTCCAAACCATTTTACGTAATAATACAAAAGTGGCATGCTTTATGCCTTGATTATTTACAGGATTATCTAAATAAAATATTTTCCATTTCCGGCAAAACATTTACAATGCAGCATGCCGGAGCTTGTAAAATAAATATATATTTGCCGAAGTTTTTCCATTATGCGTAAAGTAGCCGTCATCGATTTAGGAACTAATACGTTCCATTTATTGATTGCCCGTATCCGCGGACAAAAGACCGAGCTATTGCATCGTGAAAAAGTAGCGGTTAAGATTGGCGAGGGTGGCATCAATGCCCGTATCATTATTGATGAAGCACAGGCCCGTGCAATTTCAGCACTGAAACATTTCAGCAAAATTATTGAAGAGCATGGCATTAAAGAAGTGTATGCTACTGCCACCAGTGCTATTCGTAATGCCAGCAACAGCGATGTTATTACCCAGAAAATCTTCCAGGAAACAGGAATACAGGTTAAAGTAATTTCCGGAGAAGAAGAAGCCGAATTAATTTATTTTGGCGTGCGACGGGCTATGGAGCTGGGCAGTGATAAGAGTCTTATCATGGATATTGGCGGCGGCAGCGTGGAATTTATCATTGCCGATGCCGGGCAGGCTTATTACAGGCAAAGTTTTGAAATAGGTGCCCAGCGTCTGCTGGACCTGTTTCACCACCACGACCCCATGCTGCCTGCAGAGGTAGATCGCCTGAACACATACCTGCACGACAGGTTGAAGCCCCTGGGCAAAGCTGTAAAAGACTTTCAGCCCACCACCCTGGTAGGCTCCAGCGGCTCTTTTGATACCCTTAGCGAAATATACTGCCAGGAAAATGGCATTGAGCGTGACCTGGTGGCCACAGAGTTTCCGCTTACCCTCGAAGCATGTGCCGTGATCCACGAAGATCTGCTGGTGAAAGATAAGGGGGAAAGGCTGCTGATTCCCGGCATGATCCCGCTTAGGGTAGATATGATTGTAGTTGCCTCCTGCCTCATTCAATATGTGGTGAAGCACTATAACCTTCAGAACATTCGCGTATCTGCCTATGCACTCAAAGAAGGTGTGCTGGGCCAGGTAATAGATCTTCCGGTAACCAATAACAGAATGCCCGCTCCCACAAGCGTTAGCCGCAACTTTTCAGGGCACAGCCTCTCCTAATTCTGACAAAAACAGTAACTTGCGCCCGTTTTCAGACCTTCTAAAAAGGCTTTAATGGTAGCAGGCGTATGGCAACAACAACTTTCTCCTATCCGGACCTCCTTCAATTTACTGAAGATATATTCAGAGCGATGAATTGCTCTGCAAAAGAAGCATCACTGGCCGCCAAAGTACTGGTGAGTGCAGATTTAAGGGGTGTTGACTCTCATGGTGTAGCCCGGCTTTCGGGATACGTAAGGCTTTGGGAAGCGAAGCGCATTAATGCAAAGCCAAATATCAGGGTGGTGCACGAAACCCCAAGTACCGCTGTGCTGGATGCCGATGGTTCTCTGGGCCTGGTGAGTGGCCCGGCTGCCATTGAGCTGGCCATACAAAAAGCACAAACTGTTGGTACCGGCTGGGTAGCTGTAAAAAACTCCAACCACTTTGGCATAGCAGGTTACCATGCCATGCAGGCGCTCCCCCACAACATGATTGGCATTGCCATGACCAACGCAAGCCCGCTGGTTGCACCAACCTTTGCCTCAGAACGCATGCTGGGCACCAACCCGATAGCCGTAGCTGTACCGGCTGGAGAAGAACCTCCCTTTGTTGCAGATTTTGCCACCACCACCGCCGCAAATGGTAAACTTGAGATACTGCAGCGTAAGCAAAAGCCAGCGCCAATTGGCTGGATTCAGGATGCAAGCGGCCAAAGCAGTACCAACCCGAATGAACTTAAAAACGGAGGCGCGCTGATTCCGCTGGGCAGTGATATTGAGAGAGGCAGCCACAAAGGCTATTGCCTGGGCAGCATTGTAGATATTTTGAGCGGTGTACTTTCAGGTGCCAATTACGGACCTTGGGTACCGCCATTTGTTGCCTTTCTGCCGCTTGCCCCAAATCTGGTAGGTGATGGCATTGGCCATTTCTTTGGCGCCATGCGGGTGGATGCCTTCAGATCTGCAGATGAATTCAAAGCAAACATGGATACCTGGATACGCCGTTTCCGCGCCACAAAAACTGTAGAGGGTCAGGAAAAAGTATTGATACCCGGCGACCCTGAAAGAGAAATGGAAGCCAGCCGAATTACGGAAGGAGTGCCTCTTTTAGCACCTGTGGTAGAAGATTTACTGCAGCTGGCACATAAGCTTTCGGTAACTCCGCTACAGCCAATGGTTAAAATATAATGCCTGCGCGGTATACTAAGGGAGAACGATAGATATATCCGGCGCTTCTGGTGAAGTTAAGGTCGTAGAGGACACTTATGAAAAAGCCACCACTCCCTCTGCCCTGAGAAAAATAGCCCGCTCCTATCAATGGCCTGTCAACCCACTGGCGGTCTCTAACAGTAGAGCCGGCAAATTCATAATTGATCTGCTCATACTCTGCCGTGGCATAAAGTTGTGGAATAATAAAATACCTGACAAAGAGGCTCGCACCGTAGTTGTGTACACTTTGCTGGAGATCACGGTATCGAGCAAACTGGTAAATACCGATTACACCTGCATGGAATTTAGGAGTTAAACGATAACCAACAGAGGGCATTAAACTGATCATGGTAGCCCATGAAGAAAATTGAAGGCCGCCGCCCGCTCCAAAAAAAACTTTTTCGCGCCAGACTGGCGATGCATCCTCCTGCTCC of the Flammeovirgaceae bacterium 311 genome contains:
- a CDS encoding hypothetical protein (COG1418 Predicted HD superfamily hydrolase); its protein translation is MDQQTEQQTNIIVDKAKSFIADLFTAELSNKYVYHNLNHTRQTAEACAEAANAYSLEPEQRESLQLAAWFHDAGYVRAYEGHEDHSIDYAQDYLRKEGYPEQKIAEVVRLINSTRPGHEPQDLLEEIIHDADRISIGKKSFFRKAELLRIEWEVFLEKHYKKEDWHKLQQQYILSTNFYTDYFRKEYGERREKNINKQRGEVKKVKKKKEKDDDPKRGIETMYRATYRTHIELSAIADSKANMMISINTIIMSVIITVVGGGFTLTENAFIENLRYTVPICILLLGSLASVIYAVISARPNVTEKKVDMEKIKNKQSSSLFFGNFTQMKLKEFIQNMRVLGSSKSMLYDSMSIDIYFLGLVLTQKYKLLRISYNIFMAALSLSVAAFVIIFFYSQMKMR
- a CDS encoding Ppx/GppA phosphatase (COG0248 Exopolyphosphatase), translating into MIARIRGQKTELLHREKVAVKIGEGGINARIIIDEAQARAISALKHFSKIIEEHGIKEVYATATSAIRNASNSDVITQKIFQETGIQVKVISGEEEAELIYFGVRRAMELGSDKSLIMDIGGGSVEFIIADAGQAYYRQSFEIGAQRLLDLFHHHDPMLPAEVDRLNTYLHDRLKPLGKAVKDFQPTTLVGSSGSFDTLSEIYCQENGIERDLVATEFPLTLEACAVIHEDLLVKDKGERLLIPGMIPLRVDMIVVASCLIQYVVKHYNLQNIRVSAYALKEGVLGQVIDLPVTNNRMPAPTSVSRNFSGHSLS
- a CDS encoding malate dehydrogenase (COG2055 Malate/L-lactate dehydrogenases), whose amino-acid sequence is MATTTFSYPDLLQFTEDIFRAMNCSAKEASLAAKVLVSADLRGVDSHGVARLSGYVRLWEAKRINAKPNIRVVHETPSTAVLDADGSLGLVSGPAAIELAIQKAQTVGTGWVAVKNSNHFGIAGYHAMQALPHNMIGIAMTNASPLVAPTFASERMLGTNPIAVAVPAGEEPPFVADFATTTAANGKLEILQRKQKPAPIGWIQDASGQSSTNPNELKNGGALIPLGSDIERGSHKGYCLGSIVDILSGVLSGANYGPWVPPFVAFLPLAPNLVGDGIGHFFGAMRVDAFRSADEFKANMDTWIRRFRATKTVEGQEKVLIPGDPEREMEASRITEGVPLLAPVVEDLLQLAHKLSVTPLQPMVKI